CAGCGATGTCATTGACTGTAACTATTTCAATATCTTTCTTGATGATAAAGGTTTGTCAATCGATGAACGAGTATTCAGTCCGATCGCCATGATCTTGAAATATTCCAATAAAACAGCCTTGCATTTACAGGCCAACACTTTTCCTTTGAAATCCGGTATGAGCGAAAGCTTTAAAAAAGGTTTGGAACTCATTGAAAAATTTGAAGGACGCAGTGGAGTTTATAATAATATTGTTCATATGAATTCCTTGTCACCCTTGTGTTTTGATCATGATCCGCTGGAAAAATTCCTAATCGCCGCTGAAATGAATCAGCCTGTCTGGTTTAGCCCCTGTTCCATGCCTGTTCTCACCGGTCCGCCTTCTGTAGCGGGACTCATTGCCATGACAAATGCTGAAGTTGTGTCAGGTATGGTTTTGTCCCAACTGGTCAAACCCGGACTTCCCGTTGTGTATGGACAGACCTCTGCCTCTACCAACCTTAGAACGGTACAGCTGAGCATCGGCGCACCTGAAACGGCTTTGATATCCTACGCAACCCGGGGACTGGCAGATTTTTACAAGCTCCCATGTCGCACCGGCGGCGGTTTAAGTGACGCCAAAGACTTTGATATGCAAGCGGGTATTGAATCGGATATGATGATTCGTTCAACCCTTGAGGCGGCACCGGATTTAGTTCTCCATGCCTGTGGCATATTGGGAAGCTTTAACATCCTGAGTTTTGAAAAATTTCTGATGGATGAAGACACCTATCGCATGAATCGACGTCTCTTAAAAGGCATTAATACTGAAGAAACCCACCTGTGTCATGATCTGATTGCAAAAATCGGTCCCCGGGGTAACTTTTTGCAGGGGCGAACCCCTAAAATGTTCAAAGAAGAATTCTTTATTCCCAAATATTTCAACAAAGAAGACCCCAACCAATGGCAGGAAAATGGCAACGAGCCAGTTCTACGCAGCGTTCAGTCTGCCGTTAAAGAACGTTTAGCTTCCTACACTCCACCGAATATTACCAAAGAACAATCCAATTTACTGAATAAATACATCCCTGCCTGCTACCGGGAACGAATTTAATTCCAATTATATAGAGCCCTAAGGAGAAACTATGGAAACCATACAAAGAAATATAGAATTTAACGTTTTAAATAAGAATAAAATCGAGACAATTCATGAAAAAAGCATCGATCTGCTGGAAAACTTCGGCATGCGCGTTGTTGGCAAACGAACCATTGATTTGTTAAAAAAATATGGTTGCACCGTTGACGGTGAACTGGTTAAATTTCCAAAATCGGTTGTTGATAAAGCTCTGAACACCATTCCAAAAGAACTGACCCTTTATACCCGGGATGGCAAACCAAACATGGTGATTAACAGCAAAAACAATGTCTATTTCGGAACTCATTCTGATCAGCTGGAAATTCTTGATCACAAAACCAATATGGCCCGACCATACCTGAAATCAGACATCAAAAATATGTGTACCCTGGGTAGCTACTTATCCAACATCAGTTTTATTTTATCCGTTGGTATGTGCGCTGATGTGAATCCACTGGTCCAATCTCAGGTTACCTTTATTGAAACTCTTAAAAACTTCGACAAAACTATTAATTTTTCCACCAATGA
This is a stretch of genomic DNA from Acetobacterium woodii DSM 1030. It encodes these proteins:
- a CDS encoding trimethylamine methyltransferase family protein gives rise to the protein MKPYENYVSKQDIQIIHEESLKILNEIGVKFEHPEILEIFKTHGARIDGNTVFMDEKMVMNAISTIPETFTIENSKGNHTLGGGSLILMPGVGNIFRLDNGHLHKMTNNDTVDQFKLSDTSDVIDCNYFNIFLDDKGLSIDERVFSPIAMILKYSNKTALHLQANTFPLKSGMSESFKKGLELIEKFEGRSGVYNNIVHMNSLSPLCFDHDPLEKFLIAAEMNQPVWFSPCSMPVLTGPPSVAGLIAMTNAEVVSGMVLSQLVKPGLPVVYGQTSASTNLRTVQLSIGAPETALISYATRGLADFYKLPCRTGGGLSDAKDFDMQAGIESDMMIRSTLEAAPDLVLHACGILGSFNILSFEKFLMDEDTYRMNRRLLKGINTEETHLCHDLIAKIGPRGNFLQGRTPKMFKEEFFIPKYFNKEDPNQWQENGNEPVLRSVQSAVKERLASYTPPNITKEQSNLLNKYIPACYRERI